One segment of Herbaspirillum hiltneri N3 DNA contains the following:
- a CDS encoding ATP-binding protein codes for MIQSQLCRIVVWFPVFFACGDPTIADAVLNRVVHQAYKIQLKGESMRKTRGKNSLAEE; via the coding sequence CTGATCCAAAGTCAGCTTTGCCGTATCGTCGTATGGTTTCCAGTCTTTTTTGCATGCGGTGATCCCACCATTGCTGATGCAGTGCTGAACCGAGTTGTTCATCAGGCATACAAGATCCAACTGAAAGGTGAGTCGATGCGAAAAACTCGAGGTAAAAATTCACTCGCGGAAGAGTAA
- a CDS encoding DUF4238 domain-containing protein has product MDDRYVFFYRVENTIKELVAKKNRNPQKPVNQHFVPVTYQERFRGKDGALWAYIFKLGRIVNDAQPRKMGWISDLYTLPNEQGAPDYQVEHFFTVVEEMSTPAIKRVLNGDEITEEDRFWLCFFWGAAFCRSYDMIRSYQALFADLHKQELRSQVSSLEAAKRLLEDGPNDDGLTAEELFTYVHSDEYEIEYGSHSVLPAVLRLMPMICHFLWQSRITILLAPEGEPFVTGDSPVVLFPTHKRGQTGFKLSTRAMPLSSDVCLISTPRMSGVEKHMAPEEQVRAINLLIASSAHQFILGSSKDLISSLATATNAGQRVWKSLFQVSEDMGIRPR; this is encoded by the coding sequence ATGGACGATAGATACGTTTTCTTTTACAGAGTCGAAAATACGATCAAGGAACTTGTAGCTAAAAAGAACAGAAATCCACAAAAGCCAGTTAACCAGCACTTCGTGCCAGTAACTTATCAAGAGCGATTTCGCGGAAAAGATGGCGCTCTGTGGGCTTATATCTTTAAGCTCGGCCGTATTGTTAATGATGCCCAGCCTCGCAAAATGGGATGGATTTCGGACCTTTACACTTTGCCGAATGAACAAGGCGCCCCTGACTATCAGGTGGAGCACTTCTTCACTGTTGTGGAGGAAATGTCTACACCTGCGATAAAACGGGTACTGAATGGAGATGAGATAACTGAGGAGGATCGGTTCTGGCTGTGCTTCTTTTGGGGCGCGGCATTCTGTCGCTCTTATGACATGATCCGCTCTTATCAGGCTCTTTTTGCGGATCTCCATAAACAGGAACTTCGAAGCCAGGTTTCATCGCTCGAAGCGGCAAAGCGTCTGCTCGAGGATGGTCCTAATGACGATGGGCTTACAGCGGAAGAGCTATTTACATACGTGCATTCCGACGAATACGAAATTGAGTACGGATCACACTCTGTACTGCCAGCTGTTTTAAGGCTGATGCCGATGATTTGTCATTTTTTATGGCAGTCCCGTATCACCATTCTGCTGGCGCCGGAAGGTGAGCCATTCGTAACAGGTGACAGCCCAGTGGTACTTTTTCCGACACATAAACGTGGCCAAACTGGCTTCAAACTATCCACTCGAGCCATGCCTCTTAGCTCCGACGTGTGTCTTATTTCTACCCCCAGAATGTCCGGAGTGGAAAAGCACATGGCTCCTGAGGAACAAGTCCGTGCCATAAACCTACTGATTGCTTCTTCAGCTCACCAATTCATCCTGGGCAGTAGCAAGGATTTAATCTCAAGCCTTGCTACTGCGACAAATGCAGGTCAGAGAGTTTGGAAATCTTTGTTTCAGGTCTCTGAAGATATGGGCATTCGGCCTCGTTGA